A portion of the Aricia agestis chromosome 1, ilAriAges1.1, whole genome shotgun sequence genome contains these proteins:
- the LOC121730786 gene encoding uncharacterized protein LOC121730786 — protein MSHYTFPYASSFPCGDGDYQGHGRVDQYYDMPSTSRGDNRYYRDEKKKYDVESRSRSASRSRSRSKTRSRSSTSSSRRDRVELGSKLKFTDTFRVLYLTRSKSKNNTSKYLVIKKKQDRIQEFLKRDGLGSKHWLFYPRPKDTVKKPEDVRDSQTNCDKRIKVDGDFFKKCKRTKNLDTSGPIAKLKTWELIFYKKLGFIQAV, from the exons ATGAGCCACTACACTTTTCCGTATGCTTCATCATTTCCCTGCGGAGATGGTGACTATCAGGGCCATGGAAGAGTAGACCAGTATTATGACATGCCTTCTACCTCCAGGGGTGACAACAG GTATTATAGAGATGAAAAGAAAAAGTATGATGTGGAATCCAGAAGCAGAAGTGCGTCGCGATCACGATCGAGAAGCAAAACCCGATCACGATCGAGTACCTCGTCTTCCCGCCGTGATCGAGTCGAACTCGGGTCGAAGCTAAAGTTTACAGATACTTTTCGTGTATTATATTTGACGA GAAGTAAATCTAAGAACAACACGTCAAAATATTTAGTGATAAAAAAGAAGCAAGATCGTATCCAGGAATTCCTCAAAAGGGACGGCTTAGGTTCAAAGCACTGGCTCTTTTATCCGAGACCTAAAGACACGGTGAAAAAACCCGAAGATGTTCGAGATTCTCAAACAAATTGTGATAAAAGAATAAAGGTGGATGGGGACTTCTTCAAGAAATGTAAGAGGACGAAAAATCTAGATACAAGTGGTCCGATTGCAAAGCTGAAAACTTGGGAGTTGATATTCTATAAGAAATTAGGGTTTATACAGGCTGTGTAA
- the LOC121730745 gene encoding uncharacterized protein LOC121730745, whose protein sequence is MHAGPQLLLAIVREFIWPVNGRHLARSTVNNCVICRRMRGKTIQPKMGNLPAQRVNPDFPFLSVGIDFGGPFFILNRKGRGSRLIKCYLCLFVCLRYKCIHLEAVSDMSKDAFIMTLRRFIARRGKPTEIFSDNGRNFVAAAKEIGQFLKQNEEYLSQFASHQGITFNFIPTYAPHFGGIWEAGIKSAKFHIKRVMANSKLTFEEISTLFAQVEAILNSRPLCPLSSSPNDLLPLSPGHFLIGRPLTALPPAPSLDDAGNNNEEKRYKHLQRLRQHFWQRWQKEYLSELQQRSKWRQNTDRLAIGDMVLLAEDNLPPLCWRLGRVVRLFPGPDAISRVAEVTTARGCVRRALTRLCPLPKAEDLNS, encoded by the coding sequence atgcacgCAGGCCCTCAGTTGTTGTTAGCTATTGTGAGGGAGTTTATATGGCCCGTTAATGGTAGGCATCTCGCTAGAAGtactgttaataattgtgtaatATGCAGACGCATGCGTGGTAAAACTATACAACCTAAAATGGGTAACTTACCTGCTCAGCGCGTTAATCCAGACTTCCCCTTCTTGTCCGTTGGCATTGACTTCGGGGGTccgttttttatacttaatcgAAAGGGCCGCGGAAGTCGCTTAATTAAATGTTACCTCTgtctttttgtatgtttaagaTATAAATGTATTCACCTAGAAGCTGTCAGTGATATGAGTAAGGATGCATTCATTATGACACTTAGGCGTTTTATTGCGCGTAGAGGAAAGCCAACGGAGATATTCAGCGATAACGGTCGTAATTTTGTAGCTGCTGCAAAAGAAATAGGACAGTTTCTTAAACAAAATGAGGAATACTTGTCTCAGTTTGCAAGTCATCAAGgtattacatttaattttataccaACTTACGCTCCTCATTTCGGCGGCATCTGGGAGGCTGGAATAAAGTCGGCTAAATTTCATATCAAACGCGTTATGGCTAATAGCAAATTAACTTTTGAAGAGATATCTACACTATTTGCACAAGTGGAGGCAATACTTAATAGCCGTCCCTTGTGTCCTCTATCCTCTTCTCCAAATGACCTCCTACCCTTGTCCCCAGGGCACTTTCTTATCGGCCGGCCGCTTACGGCACTACCACCAGCGCCATCTTTGGACGACGCCGGGAACAACAATGAAGAAAAACGCTACAAACATCTACAGAGATTGCGGCAACATTTCTGGCAGAGGTGGCAGAAAGAATACTTAAGCGAATTGCAGCAGAGAAGCAAATGGCGTCAAAACACCGATCGCCTTGCTATTGGTGACATGGTGTTGTTAGCTGAAGACAATTTACCACCGCTTTGCTGGCGACTGGGACGCGTGGTGCGTCTCTTTCCAGGACCGGATGCTATATCAAGAGTAGCAGAGGTTACTACCGCACGTGGCTGCGTACGGCGAGCTCTCACCCGACTCTGCCCTTTGCCTAAAGCTGAGGATTTAAATAGTTGA